The Octadecabacter arcticus 238 genome contains a region encoding:
- a CDS encoding flavin monoamine oxidase family protein, which translates to MDIVVIGAGLSGLTAAAILCDAGAKVQVLEASTHIGGRIRALRDPVSQHALADLGPTWVWPKYQPVAARWLEKLGLSTFEQFNEGDAVILGYGPAPVRQPMPGQDGMVRIVGGPTALIEALANRIGDANIRTSVSVTGISEVGEKQIAVQLGSGEVVIAQKVIVAVPLRVAALTFNLPWAPSDLIDAMLSTPTWMATHAKAVVLYERPFWRDAGLSGRIASRSGPLIEAHDHTGVDLTSAAIFGFVSWSPEQRRNDPEGLRQAILDQLSECFGKAALCPTKLVVEDWAANPRIVTDLDVSHPAAHPDVGPAVLRQPHLDGRVRFAVSEVSELSPGLIEGALAIGESVAAEVFGTRA; encoded by the coding sequence TTGGACATAGTCGTTATTGGTGCAGGCCTGTCTGGGCTGACGGCAGCAGCAATACTTTGCGATGCTGGCGCCAAGGTTCAAGTCCTCGAGGCCAGCACGCACATCGGGGGCCGAATTCGCGCGCTGCGTGATCCTGTCAGCCAGCACGCTCTTGCCGATCTCGGCCCGACCTGGGTTTGGCCAAAGTATCAACCCGTAGCCGCGCGATGGCTCGAAAAACTTGGTTTGTCGACTTTCGAACAATTTAACGAAGGGGATGCCGTGATCCTTGGATACGGTCCGGCTCCGGTTCGCCAGCCTATGCCTGGGCAGGATGGTATGGTTCGCATCGTCGGCGGTCCGACGGCCTTGATTGAAGCCCTCGCCAACCGAATTGGTGATGCTAACATTCGGACATCGGTTTCGGTCACTGGAATTTCTGAGGTTGGAGAAAAACAAATCGCCGTTCAGCTTGGTTCAGGTGAAGTCGTCATCGCGCAAAAGGTGATTGTCGCGGTTCCGCTTCGGGTCGCCGCCTTGACCTTTAACCTTCCTTGGGCGCCATCGGACCTAATCGATGCAATGCTCAGCACACCAACCTGGATGGCTACTCACGCCAAAGCCGTGGTCCTTTATGAGCGCCCTTTCTGGCGAGACGCTGGGCTGTCCGGTAGGATTGCAAGTCGCAGCGGGCCGCTGATCGAGGCGCACGACCATACTGGCGTCGACCTCACTTCTGCAGCGATATTTGGTTTTGTCAGTTGGTCGCCGGAACAACGGCGAAACGACCCTGAAGGTCTCAGGCAGGCCATTTTGGATCAGCTTTCCGAATGTTTTGGAAAAGCGGCGCTATGTCCCACAAAGCTTGTCGTTGAAGACTGGGCAGCGAACCCTCGTATCGTGACAGACTTGGACGTCTCCCACCCCGCCGCCCATCCTGACGTCGGCCCCGCCGTGCTCAGACAACCGCATCTCGATGGCCGAGTTCGGTTCGCTGTGTCGGAGGTATCGGAATTGAGCCCTGGTCTAATTGAGGGCGCACTTGCGATTGGCGAGAGCGTAGCTGCGGAAGTGTTTGGAACGAGAGCTTAG
- the groL gene encoding chaperonin GroEL (60 kDa chaperone family; promotes refolding of misfolded polypeptides especially under stressful conditions; forms two stacked rings of heptamers to form a barrel-shaped 14mer; ends can be capped by GroES; misfolded proteins enter the barrel where they are refolded when GroES binds), with amino-acid sequence MSAKDVKFSTDSRDRMLKGINTLANAVKVTLGPKGRNVVIDKSYGSPRITKDGVTVAKAIELSDPFENMGAQLVKDVASRTNDEAGDGTTTATVLAQAIVKEGMKAVAAGMNPMDLKRGIDKAVAAVVAEVKAMSRPVGDTAEIAKVGTISANGEAAIGQQIADAMAKVGNEGVITVEENKGLETETEVVEGMQFDRGYLSPYFVTDPAKMTADLEDCVILLHEKKLTSLAPMVPLLEAVMKADKQLLVIAEDIDGEALATLVVNKLRGGLKVAGVKAPGFGDRRKAMLQDLAILTGGQVISEELGIKLENVTMDMLGDAKKITITKDTTTVIDGSGDKAAIAARVTQIRAQIEDTTSDYDKEKLQERLAKLAGGVAVIKVGGATEIEVKERKDRVDDALNATRAAVEEGVVPGGGVALVHAGKILEGLKGDNADQVAGIAIIRKALHAPLRQIAENAGVDGSVVAGKIVANSSKTFGYDAQSEEYGDMLKAGVIDPTKVVRIALEYAASVAGLLITTEAMIADKPSKAGGSSMSDMGGMGGMM; translated from the coding sequence ATGTCTGCAAAAGACGTCAAATTCAGCACGGACTCCCGTGACCGTATGCTTAAGGGCATCAACACTCTCGCCAACGCCGTAAAGGTTACACTCGGTCCCAAAGGCCGCAATGTGGTCATCGACAAGTCCTATGGCTCGCCGCGTATCACCAAGGATGGTGTCACGGTCGCCAAAGCAATCGAGCTCTCAGACCCGTTTGAGAATATGGGCGCACAGCTTGTCAAGGATGTAGCATCGCGCACCAATGATGAGGCCGGTGACGGCACGACTACCGCGACAGTTCTGGCACAAGCCATCGTCAAAGAAGGAATGAAAGCGGTCGCCGCCGGAATGAACCCGATGGACCTGAAGCGCGGTATCGACAAGGCTGTGGCTGCAGTTGTGGCCGAGGTTAAAGCAATGTCTCGACCCGTGGGCGATACGGCTGAGATCGCGAAAGTTGGCACTATCTCTGCCAATGGCGAAGCAGCAATCGGTCAACAGATCGCGGACGCGATGGCGAAGGTCGGCAACGAAGGCGTCATCACGGTTGAAGAGAACAAGGGCCTAGAGACAGAGACAGAAGTGGTCGAGGGCATGCAGTTCGATCGCGGCTACCTTAGCCCATACTTCGTCACGGATCCCGCCAAGATGACAGCGGACTTGGAAGATTGTGTCATTTTGCTTCATGAGAAAAAGCTGACATCCCTAGCACCAATGGTTCCCTTGCTTGAAGCGGTCATGAAGGCGGACAAACAGCTTTTGGTTATCGCGGAGGATATCGACGGCGAAGCACTTGCTACGCTGGTCGTGAACAAGTTACGCGGTGGCCTGAAGGTTGCTGGCGTCAAAGCCCCCGGTTTTGGTGATCGCCGTAAAGCGATGCTCCAAGACCTTGCTATCCTCACTGGCGGACAGGTGATTTCCGAAGAACTGGGCATCAAACTAGAGAATGTCACGATGGACATGCTTGGCGACGCTAAGAAGATCACGATCACCAAAGACACGACAACCGTGATCGATGGGTCCGGTGACAAGGCGGCAATCGCTGCACGCGTTACTCAGATCCGCGCGCAAATTGAAGATACCACCTCTGATTACGACAAGGAAAAGCTGCAAGAACGGCTTGCAAAGCTCGCAGGCGGCGTTGCGGTGATCAAAGTTGGCGGTGCCACTGAGATCGAAGTGAAAGAGCGCAAAGACCGCGTCGATGACGCCTTGAACGCAACCCGTGCAGCCGTTGAAGAGGGCGTTGTACCAGGTGGCGGTGTCGCATTGGTGCATGCCGGTAAGATTCTGGAAGGTCTCAAAGGGGATAATGCGGATCAGGTGGCCGGTATCGCCATCATTCGCAAGGCACTTCATGCACCCCTGCGCCAGATCGCAGAAAATGCCGGCGTCGATGGATCGGTTGTTGCCGGAAAGATCGTTGCGAACAGCAGCAAGACGTTTGGCTATGATGCGCAGTCAGAGGAATACGGCGATATGTTGAAGGCCGGTGTTATCGACCCGACCAAAGTCGTTCGGATTGCACTTGAATATGCCGCATCGGTTGCGGGATTGCTGATCACCACTGAGGCGATGATAGCTGACAAACCGTCCAAGGCTGGTGGCAGCAGCATGTCTGACATGGGCGGAATGGGCGGCATGATGTAG